TAGTGCGGAAATAATCAATGGTATTTTTTAATCCCTCTACCAGGCCGATTTCCGGTTGCCACCCCAGTAACTGTGCGGCCAGAGAAATATCCGGTTTGCGCTGCGTCGGGTCGTCGGGGGGCAGGGGGCTAAAAATTATTTTGGAGCGGCTGCCGGCCAGACGGATGATCGCCTCCGCCAGCTCCATAATGGTAAACTCCGTAGGGTTGCCGATATTGACGGGACCGGTGACGTCATCGTCGGTAGCCATCATTTTAATCAGGCCCGAGATCAGATCGTCCACATAGCAGAAGGACCGGGTCTGCAATCCATTGCCATAAACAGTAATGTCTTCCCCTCTCAGGGCCTGGACGATGAAATTGCTTACCACCCGTCCGTCGTTGATGGCCATGCGTGTTCCATAGGTATTGAATATTCTAGCAATTTTAACCTTAACCCGGTTTTGGCGGTGATAATCCATCATCAGGCATTCGGCCGCCCTTTTCCCCTCGTCGTAACAGCTCCGGATGCCGATCGGATTGACCTTGCCCCAGTAATCTTCCCTTTGGGGATGGACTTCGGGATCACCATAAACCTCCGAGGTGGAAGCCTGAAGGATTTTCACGTTCAGGCGCTTGGACAGTCCCAGGACGTTTATGGTGCCCATGATATTGGTTTTAATGGTCTTGATGGGGTTGTGCTGGTAGTGCACCGGAGAGGCCGGACAGGCAAGATGGTAGATCTGGTCCACCTCCAGATAAAGGGGATTTATGATGTCGTGACGGATCAGCTCAAAACGGGGGTTTCCCAGGAGGGGGAGGATGTTCAGCTTGTTACCGGTAAAAAAATTATCCAGACAGATAATCTCATGTCCTGCCTGCATAAGACGTTCGCAGAGATGAGAACCCAGGAAACCGGCGCCACCGGTGATGAGAATCCGCTCCATGATCAATAACCTCAAATTCTTTTGTATTTAGTGGCAATTACCTCGTAACTTTGTTATTAAAGCCTGAAATGCTGTCGTATGTCAATAAATAACTTGGTCAGGCAATTATGTATAATAGTAAGAAGTTAGCCGGACAATCAACCGGGCCGGGGCCCGTAGCAAACGGGCCAGGCTCATTATATATCGTGGCCACTCCTATCGGCAACCTGGAGGATGTAACCTTACGGGCCATAAAGGTTCTAAAGGAGGTTCATCTGATTGCGGCCGAGGATACGCGCCGGACAAAAAAACTCTTGCACGCCTGTCAAATCGACACGCCTCTGACCAGCCTTTTCGAGCATAATGAACTTAAAAAAAGCGGCGCGGTGATTGCGAAAATACTGGCCGGTGCGGATGTGGCTTATGTCTCGGACGCCGGCACACCGGGCATATCGGATCCGGGCTATCTGCTTATTAAGGAGGCGCTGGTCCATGATATTAACATTATTTCCATCCCGGGCGCTTGTGCCGCCATCGCCGCTCTGAGTATTTCCGGATTGCCCACGGACAGCTTTGTTTTCCATGGTTTTTTGCCGGCCAAAGCCGGTAAGCGGCAGCATTTTATCAAATCCCTGGCGGATGAGACAAAGACCATGATTTTTTACGAATCACCCAACCGGCTTATAACGACTCTGCGAGACCTGCTGGCTATTCTGGGAAACAGGCAGGTGGCGGTGAGCAGGGAATTGACAAAGATATATGAGGAAACGGCCAGGGGCATGCTGGCCCAGGTAATTGATGCCTGGTGCGGCAGGGCATTAAAGGGGGAAATAACCCTTGTTGTGGCGGGGAAAGATAAATCTGATGCGCCCTGTTCCGAAGGTGATATCCAGGAGCTGCTGCGGCGGTACAAGGAAAGCACCGAACTTCCCGAAAGAGACCTGATTGAAAAAATAGCACAGGAAACGGGGGCGCCCCGAAAGATGGTGTACCGGATCGTCATGAAGGCTAAAGGCCGAATATAAAAGGGCTTCATTTCCCTTGAACTGTTAAGGGCGGTATGATAGACAAGGCACCATTGTCAACGTTGACAGGGATATATTGCCGACCCGGGCAATACGATTGACGGTTGAGAAAGGCGGACGGACGGCATGTTAGCTGAAAAAAGATTGTTACAACCAACAGATCAGATTTACGATCTTGTGGACGTGGTGGAAGGCAAATCACCGGAAACAAAGGACCGGCAGGAAGTAATCGTCATTGATGGTCGTGGCTACGATCGGGTTTTAAGACCGGAAGATAAGATATACAACCTCCATGATGTATTTGCGGAAGGGCCGGGGTCCAGCCTCCGTGAGGGGGCTATGGATGAGGAGACCCGAAAAATTGTGCTGGCAATGGCGGAAAAGATTGCCCGAGAGCTCATCCCGGAAATTGCCGAACGGGTTATCAGGGCAGAGATCGAAAAATTGAAAAGTGATCTTGATAAAGGTGTTTAGTTTTATCCCGGTTATCGGGGTTGGTTTTGAGAATAGATAATGAAGCGGTATATTTTGCCAGGCCTTTTTTCCCTCATGATATTATGTGCCTTCTTCCCCGGCGAATCATTTCCCTCGGAAAATGCTGTTGTTGTTACCGATGTGGAAAGCAGCGCCCCGGTGAAAAATGAAGCTGTGGCGGAGGCCCGCAGCGATGCCATTCAGGGTGCATTGCAGAAGGCGGTGGAACAGGCAACGGGCAGCTTGCTGACGCCGGAAATCATGAGAGAGAAGGGCAAAACCTTAAGGGGAAACATCTTTCTCAAGGCCGATCAGTATATACTGAATTACCGTATTTTAAGTGAAAGAGCCTCTGCTGGTGTTTATAACGTCATTGTCCGGGTTACCGTTTCCCTGGAAAGTATAAAAAATGATATCCGCACCCTTGGTCTGATGAAAGAGTTGCCCCCTGGATTACCATCGGCGCCCGTTTTTATTACTATTCGCGGTATTAAAAGTTATCAGGATTATTCGCAGTTTAGAGAATTTATGAAGACTGGTATCAAAGGTGTGGACGAGATTCATCCCCGCAGCATCGCTTGGGGGACGGCAAGCATGGAAGTGTATATTCAAGGAGGCGCCGCCGTCATGGCTGCTGAATTGGTCAAAGTAAAACAATTCCCTATCAAAACAACCATGGCAGGGGATAATGCCATAGAAGTTGTTTTTGTAAGGTGATGGGTGACGCAAGGATGGTGAAAAGAGCGGTTCTGTTAGGGGTTGTTTTTTTGCTGGCCGGGTGCTGGTTCCGGGCGACACCTGTTGCTGTGCCTGAGTACGCAAAAAAAACCAGGTTGGTGGTTTTGATGCCCGTTAACGATCAGGCCAACGATAAAACAGCGGCGCGGATGCTACGGGAAAAGATGCTGGAAGAACTCTATTACAAAGGCTATCCTAAAATTCCCCTAGATCTGATAGATGCGCAGCTTCTTAAACTTGGCCAGGGGAATATCACCCCTCAGGCGGTGGGGGACCTGCTGAAAGTAGACGCCGTCATGTACTGCACTTTGAGTAAAAGCAGCACCTCGCAACATTTCCTTTATGCCCCCACTTCCATCTCCGCCTTGTGTGAGCTTAAGAGTGCGAAAACAGGCGAAATCTTCTGGAAGGGAAGCTACGGCATTGTGGAACGGAATTTTGGCTACTCCCGTTATGATGCGGGAAGGAAGGCAGTACAGGTTTACGAAGCGGCGATTCAAAAAATCGTGAATAAATTCATGGAAACAATTCCCGATGGCCCCGATCTTTCGTAACTACTTATGAGGAGATATAAGGAGAAGATTGTAATGAAAAAGATAATCGTGATGGTTCTTTGCCACCTGCTGGTTTTATTGTGGGCGCAGCAAGGTGATGCCGCCAGAGTCATGACCGTCAAGATCGGCAGGGGTGAGGTCGCGGTTGCCCATCTTGAAGGTTCGGTGCAGGTGTTATCAGAGGGTAAGGATGGTCCCCGGGCGCTTAAAGTCAATGATTTATTGAAAAAAGGAGATGAGGTAAGCACCGGACCGAAAGCAAAGCTGGAGCTCGTTATGCCCGATAAATCCCAATTGCGCTTTGCCGATAATTCACGTTTCAGGCTGGTGCAGATGGATGCTGGTGAGGAACAGGCGAGGGATGTAAAGGTGCATGTGGCTATCGGCAAAGCCTGGGCTAATGTCAGTAAGTCAATTGCCGGTAAAAGCAATTTTGAGTTGACCTGCGAAAATGCCGTTGC
The nucleotide sequence above comes from Deltaproteobacteria bacterium. Encoded proteins:
- a CDS encoding SDR family oxidoreductase, translating into MERILITGGAGFLGSHLCERLMQAGHEIICLDNFFTGNKLNILPLLGNPRFELIRHDIINPLYLEVDQIYHLACPASPVHYQHNPIKTIKTNIMGTINVLGLSKRLNVKILQASTSEVYGDPEVHPQREDYWGKVNPIGIRSCYDEGKRAAECLMMDYHRQNRVKVKIARIFNTYGTRMAINDGRVVSNFIVQALRGEDITVYGNGLQTRSFCYVDDLISGLIKMMATDDDVTGPVNIGNPTEFTIMELAEAIIRLAGSRSKIIFSPLPPDDPTQRKPDISLAAQLLGWQPEIGLVEGLKNTIDYFRTII
- a CDS encoding FecR domain-containing protein, producing MKKIIVMVLCHLLVLLWAQQGDAARVMTVKIGRGEVAVAHLEGSVQVLSEGKDGPRALKVNDLLKKGDEVSTGPKAKLELVMPDKSQLRFADNSRFRLVQMDAGEEQARDVKVHVAIGKAWANVSKSIAGKSNFELTCENAVAGVRGTVYRMNVNEDKSALIKVYDGTVNVAGGGPAFAPPTVVGPPQKIAGPHTVAGPRKVTMEEWTFIIKAMQQIVIRGDGTPEKPRDFTEQEDRDAWVDWNKKRDSGLD
- the rsmI gene encoding 16S rRNA (cytidine(1402)-2'-O)-methyltransferase — protein: MYNSKKLAGQSTGPGPVANGPGSLYIVATPIGNLEDVTLRAIKVLKEVHLIAAEDTRRTKKLLHACQIDTPLTSLFEHNELKKSGAVIAKILAGADVAYVSDAGTPGISDPGYLLIKEALVHDINIISIPGACAAIAALSISGLPTDSFVFHGFLPAKAGKRQHFIKSLADETKTMIFYESPNRLITTLRDLLAILGNRQVAVSRELTKIYEETARGMLAQVIDAWCGRALKGEITLVVAGKDKSDAPCSEGDIQELLRRYKESTELPERDLIEKIAQETGAPRKMVYRIVMKAKGRI
- a CDS encoding DUF799 family lipoprotein, with the protein product MVKRAVLLGVVFLLAGCWFRATPVAVPEYAKKTRLVVLMPVNDQANDKTAARMLREKMLEELYYKGYPKIPLDLIDAQLLKLGQGNITPQAVGDLLKVDAVMYCTLSKSSTSQHFLYAPTSISALCELKSAKTGEIFWKGSYGIVERNFGYSRYDAGRKAVQVYEAAIQKIVNKFMETIPDGPDLS